The segment CTTGCAGGTTTGTCCAAATGTTCCCTTAATTCCTGTTAGACTCTTCAGACTCTCCATTTCAAGGATGCTTTCTCTCAGTTATAGAAATAGGGGTTTTTGCAGCACAGCCACTAGGGCAAATAAGAAGTAACTGAATTAGctacttaaagaaaaaggaCGCATCAAGCATTAGCAGTGGAAGGGAACAACAGCCAGATGGAACATGCAAAAGCTCATTAAGGCTTAGGATGCCTGTaactgctggcagctgcaaaaGCACAGGAGCAATGGAAGCAACAGCTCCACTTATGTTAATTAAATCTGCAGTCTGAGCGTAGGTTCTATaatcaaaaacatttcttcaggaTTCTGCCCCGCCAAGTAAATTCTCAGCAAAATTTTATTGGTGGTGGTGGACATCAAATACGGATGCTGACTGTGGGCTGAACTTGTGTCCCACAGAATTACTGGTCTGAGCTTATTTTACCAGTATAAACAATAAGAGTAGCAAAATCTCATTTCCTAGAGGAAGTGCAAATTCCTACCATGTTTTGCAGACCCTGCCAAACAGTGGCTCCCATTCTATTTGTATGCACTTCTGCATTTCACAGATGCCAAGATCATTCCAAACTTTCCATTTTGTCTTTGCCAATACATTTCCCGTGAGAGAACATAAGGAATTTAAATAGTCTGTTCCACTTGTTTTAAACTTGTACAACCCTCACACATGGTATACCTAACGAGTGTAAGATGgacaaccctgcccacagcagggggtttggaactagatgatctttgaggtctcttccaacccaagccattctgtgattctacatgATCCTATGGGACAGCTTCCTACAACACTGATGGCTTCTCCAAGCACCAAAACAAGCCCTTTACTGCTTCTCAGCAGCTGTTGTTTACATCACTTCTTCCCTGCCAAGGTACAAGAAAATCTTAATCTTCTACTAGATTGTGAAAATAGATCtgttaatacaaaaatattgcTGATAAGCAGTTACAGTATATTTAACTGAAATACATCTGCATTCATTCTGGGGGTATTTTTAAAACTATGACATAGAAAAACTGGTCTACAGATAAGAAAACTCAATGGCTCTGTGAGTTAAGTTTTAAGATCTATAAAGACGGCATCGAAAACCAGACAGCTAACTTCCACCCCTTCACATGAAATAAATCAGTGGTTCTGGGGaagtttgttgctttttgtttccttccctctccttttgtGACAAGTAATTGAAGATAAGAGAGTCCGAGAAGCGGAGATCAGAACAGAAGCATGGCTGGACTACTAACAGAAGTCTGAAACACTACATCTCCAGTAAGCCAAATTCATTGCAGCCACTCTCACTGCACTGAGTACCATTAGAAAGAATattctgcatgaaaaaaaaattaagtataaGGCTTACAAAATATGTACTGCTTTATTGATAACTCCGAAATATCATTCCTCACCCGTCAGTTCAGCCACCTTAGCAGCAACTTTCTCAGCAAAGCCAATTCTTGTGTTTAATCCTGTACCAACTGCAGTCCCACCAGCTGCCAGCTGATACACTCTTGGCATGGTTGACTCAATCCTAGCCACGCCGTATTTAATTTGTTGCACATAGCCACTAAATTCCTTTGAAAGAAtgaagcacaaaagaaaaacacagcaataagAAGGTAGAATTATTTGGATTTTTAACAGTACTCATTTACTGAAGGCACTGAAATTCACCAAGACGCTAAAAGGTGTTTTCATTAAGAGGGAAAATTTACATACATTAGAAGACTGCTCACACAGCAGGGGCAACCTACACATGAAAGCAACCTACATATATAAGGTGCAATTAGACAAATGGATCCTGGACTTCGTTCACTTAATTTTAGTTAATCAGAAGCCCACCTGTGCCTCCTTgggaaaaacatacaaaaatctTACAGAGATTTTTCATCAGTTCAGTTAAAATTAATACCTTACCGAGTAAGGTAACCTAAGCCATTCCTGACAACAGAATAACAACAATTTCTCATACACATATGATCATGAACAGACTTATATTGAAAATACTTTGCAGTTCTGTATGTTGCCTAAACCTCATTTATATAAGCTTACAGATTACAGGCTAAATCTACCTTGTTCCTCCCACTATCAGTGTAATAGAAACAAGTTTTGTTACTTGGCAATCAAAAATCACTTTGAATTCATTTATATCTTACTATCATAAGCAACATATATGGAAAATTTTAAGAACACTTCCAATGCAGTTATTAGAGAACAGCATTCAGCAaaactccaaaaaaaaagatgaacacGTTCAGAGACTCAGCCAGTTGCCTGATTTATCTTAAACTAATTTTAGTCTCCTCAAATGTGCCCCAGTTTCCTCCAATATATTTACAACTTTTCTCCAaacaaatgtgtatttttaccTGTCCGAGTGTAAGTGGAACAGCATCTTGTGTGTGAGTGCGTCCTATTTTTATGATCTGGGAAAACTCCTTAGATTTCGCTTCCAGTGCATTCTGTAGCTTCTTCAGTCCAGGTAACAACACCTCATTAACTTCCTGGGCAGCTGCGATATGCATTGCTGTTGGGAAAGTGTCATTTGAACTCTGTGAAGGAAGTTTCAGAAACTTATTTACAGGGTTTTCTCACCATAATACCTTACAATATTAAGACTTACGTGTATGGctttattctctttattttatgaagaagaaattgagAACACAGTAAGCAACTTAGCAGTGTTCCACAAGCCACTCTGAAGAAATCATCCAATCTTCTAAACTCCAACCAAGCATGTTATTAATAAAATCTATGCCCTATAACTATACCCACAGAAACTAAATATACCAAAGGACAAGAGAACTGCTACAAAATACAAACTACAGATAACAAATGGATTTGGGGATTTAAAGAAATTGTAGCTGACTTCAAAAGCCCAAAATACTGATTTCGTAATGGTGATTCCATAGTCCCCACAGGATTTTGAGCAAGCACAAAAGATCAGAGCTACAATCAACTCGGTGGCTCAAACTTCAGCtaatctgaagaaaattttaagAGTGAAATACAGTAAACGTGTCTACTTAGAGTGGGTAAACAACTACTGAATGGCTCTTTTGCTTGCCAGTTACAGGACCTTACCCACCTTATCATTCTTTCTACGTGCTTTTTGTAGTGTATTTGGGAGATAACAGCTACACGGATACAACCTCTAGAAACTGGATTtatatttaacttttttatGACTGCCTGCAGTAGCGTTTGTCACCAGGCCACTTCTGTCCGATATATCACATATGAATTCATCTGTCATAAATGAGCTGAGAGTTTTTAATCCAAAAAGCTCGTACTGACACTGACCAAAGTTTCAAAGATCCTCTGATCTGAAAAACCTGAAACTTGGAAAATTGTTGCTACAACCATAAACGCAACTATTttttctatatatacatatttatataccctatattttatttaaatgtatacAAAAATAATCTAGTCAGTGGCCGTATGACaattcagaattaaaacaaacaaagaaaaagaagtataatACAAGTATAATGACCTGGCTTTTATTAACATGATCATTTGGATGTACTGGAATTTTGCTGCCCAGTTTGCCTCCCAGTATCTCAATAGCTCTATTGCTGATGACTTCATTGACATTCATATTGGTTTGAGTTCCAGACCCAGTCTGCCACACCACCAGTGGAAAGTGATCATTTAATTTTCCTGCAGCTAcctgtaatggaaaaaaagagaagatctgttctaccagaaaaaaaagaaaaacaaaatagcagcTATACTTGAATATATTGCAAGATTCACATGTATTGACTTGCAGATTAGCCATGGAAAGAAGTTCCTGATCAGCTATAGATGTCTATACCAACTTACACCTTCTGTAGGCAGGTTGTGACACTTGCCATTACAAGTCAAGACAAAGCAACAGATGTGAATATTCTCCTCTTCAATCTACATTTTTTGGACCCTGATGAACCTCATCTACATATAGAGATTTTCCTAGGGatttaataatttcaaaatCTGTGCTCACAAGAGTCACTCTCATGCATACCAGCCTCTGAAAAGCATAGAATGCAAAACAAGAGATCTGTTGTCACAGCTCTGAGGTTAGACCTCCATCTCCAAATTTTCAACTTACAACACAGTCCTCCTGGAATCATGCTTTTCAAGCTTTTTTGAATGACTTACTTGATACAAGTCATTGCAAAGACACTATGCAAGTAGAGAGTACCCCTAATTGCAAggaaaaaattacatatttgtAACATAAATACCAAAATGCATCAGAACATTGTATTTTATGTCCATAAatgtaaaacaaagtaaaagatTTCTGagcctgaaaaataaagttttctaaTGACAAATGATTTGCTCTAACAATTCATGAAATTCAAGACATCTTCACCAAGCCCTCAAACAGTATTCCCAAGAGAAGCTAACCAAATACACAGTGACAGTTCTAGTATTTTCAGCAGTTCATTCCTACCTCATCTGCTGCCTTTACGATAGCATTAGCAATCTTTGGGTCGAGACCATAATCTTGATTtacttcagctgctgctctcttcaAGATGCCAAAGGCCCTTATAACTTGAACCTGAGACACAAGAGTAAATTTAAGCatgtaatctttttttcatgAAGAACACTTAGGAACCCACAGCACAGACCTATTTCTAAATCAAACCCCTTCTGATCTTAAACACAGCAATAGCCGACCAAGCAACCAGAGAGAAAGTTGGGGCACGTGATGTGCCCTCTCATTCTAGGTAACGTTTATCCAAGCAGTACAGAAAGCAATTCATATAACTCAccctttctttctgtatgtaTCAAAACCAACTACATGTATTAAAACGAAAAGAAGAACTGGATTTGTTTCTAAAATAGAATTTTGAAGGCAGATTGGCTTATGTTTCAGTACATTCAAAAACAGAGAATGACGATATCCACATACACTCATTCTTTAATCATATCTACAAGTGAAAAAGCAGTTTATCAACCTACTACGCTTAAGTACGTTCAATACACTTAAATACTCCCCACACTTAAATATCTTCAATAACTAACTACATAACATTACAGTAGAAGTAATTCAAATTATTCCATCCATAGCCTTTGCTcttcaataaaatgaaagatttctaTTCATcctgggttggttttttttttgaaaaataaaacaacacaataAAAAGCAACACCTCACCATGAAAATTCTAACTTCAATGAAAATTCAAAAGGTGACTGTGTCCCAGAAAGAGATTAAGAAAAGGTATTCACTCATATCCAAAAACATACTGAAAGAGTATGCATGGACACAGGCTTGAATTACTTACTGGCATCCTTTCCGAAACACCTCCGATCTTGAAGTTCATCGTAGACCTTACAGTCTGAGCACCATAGTATTTGTCACTTGGGACTTTCAGTTCACCAAAGGTATCGTATTCTATCCTAAAAGACTCTTGAGTGGactgtgggaaaagaaaataggaagtATGTTTCAAACACTGGTAAACAGCATCTTTTCcttgaaagaagaaacaactgagaaaaaatttgcaagaaggggaaaaatgggTAACAGAGACACACAGCTAGTCCTAAGtatttttctaattatattTACAAACTTCTGACATGTTTGTAGTCTGATTACCTGTCCTGCTGCAAGAGTCACAACTACAAATATTAGGCAGCCTAGCAGACCCACCGGTGACAGGCAGCACTGAGAGACTTCAGACTTTGGCTGCTCACTGCATTAAACACATCATCCTGATGAAAGACTCACTTTATTTTGAAGAATCAGAAACTCATTTTACAATTTACAGAATGGCTGCGTTGTTAGAGCCAAACTTAAGAACTAACATGGTTCACACAACATCCATCCAGGCAACGTAACAGAAACCCTACCAGAAATCCACACTGCACACAGGAATTAAAATACTCCAAGAGAGCAACTGAGTAATTAACTACTAAGCTGCTGATTGGGAATTCTCACCTTAAGCCTAAGAACACTACATACACCACCATGTATATACAGTTTTGGGTGTCACAGcacaaaaaggacataaaactattgtTGAgcgtccaaaggagggctacaacGATGGTGAAGGGTCAAGAGGGAAAGACACAGGAGATGCAGCTGAGGCCCCtggctcagcccagagcagaggagctgaggggaggcctcatggcggctgcagctccttacagggagtggaggggcagtgctAACCTTTGCTGTCTGTGACAgagacagggcctgagggaacggcatggagctgtgtcaggagatgggcagctgggggttaaggaaagggtctgcaccaaAGGGCCGTGGGCATGGAACGAGCTGCCCAGAGCTCtggtcatggccccaagctgctggagttcaagaagcatctggtCAATGCTCCTagacacagggtttgaattttgggtggtcccaTGTGAAGTCAGGAGGtgaactcaatgatcattacgtgtcccttccaactcaggatattctgtgattctgtaaccaACATAGCTGTGCATCACAAAGAAACTGTATCTGAGCATATTTTGTGTgatatttatataaaacaaTACTTACATACCATGTATACACACAGCATGCATTATTATCTAACACAGCAGTAAATTAAGTTTAGGTGAGGTACACCAACAGAAAAGTAAAgccttttttcttaaaaacaaaaacagaaagaaaccacaattacaacaaaaaaatccaatataTTCATTTATGACAACATGATCACATACGTATGTCAATTCACAGATTATGGGACTGGAGAGGAAGCACGTAAAAGCAGTTTACTCTTTCTCTCCCCAGACTTCTGTCAGCAAAGCCTCAATCTGCTATGAGAAAGATGCTCAACCTTTCCCACAGGAGGAGGTTGCCTTCTTACAGAGTCCtcagggaggggaaaaagactGTTCGAATTCTTAATCATAGGTAGAGTAAAACAATCCCAGCTATAGAGTAGTACATACACAGTGATGGGCTCTGGCCTTACAACGACCATCAACTGTAAATCAAATGTTAGGAACTATTAGGAAAATGTTATCATGGTTCATGTACGGTTGGAATACTAGTTGTAGATTTGGTTTTCTCATCTCAAAAAGCATATTATTGGAAACAGCTCAAAGAAAGGCAGTAAGGCTGATCAAAGTGGGGGTACAGCTTTTATAAGCCTGATTGTGTAGTTCAGAAAGAGACAACCTgggaactgaaggaaaaatgagacCAGTG is part of the Gallus gallus isolate bGalGal1 chromosome 2, bGalGal1.mat.broiler.GRCg7b, whole genome shotgun sequence genome and harbors:
- the FH gene encoding fumarate hydratase, mitochondrial isoform b (isoform b is encoded by transcript variant 3), which produces MNFKIGGVSERMPVQVIRAFGILKRAAAEVNQDYGLDPKIANAIVKAADEVAAGKLNDHFPLVVWQTGSGTQTNMNVNEVISNRAIEILGGKLGSKIPVHPNDHVNKSQSSNDTFPTAMHIAAAQEVNEVLLPGLKKLQNALEAKSKEFSQIIKIGRTHTQDAVPLTLGQEFSGYVQQIKYGVARIESTMPRVYQLAAGGTAVGTGLNTRIGFAEKVAAKVAELTGLPFVTAPNKFEALAAHDALVELSGAMNTVACSLMKIANDIRFLGSGPRSGLGELILPENEPGSSIMPGKVNPTQCEAVTMVAAQVMGNHVAVTVGGSNGHFELNVFKPMMIKNVLNSARLLGDVCVSFTDNCVVGIQANTDRINKLMSESLMLVTALNPHIGYDKAAKIAKTAHKEGTTLKEAAIKLGFLTSEQFDQWVKPKDMLGPQ
- the FH gene encoding fumarate hydratase, mitochondrial isoform a (isoform a is encoded by transcript variant 1), producing MHRSLRAFRRLGRSAGLLASPPSPGTAAANAARWAPLRAAMSTQESFRIEYDTFGELKVPSDKYYGAQTVRSTMNFKIGGVSERMPVQVIRAFGILKRAAAEVNQDYGLDPKIANAIVKAADEVAAGKLNDHFPLVVWQTGSGTQTNMNVNEVISNRAIEILGGKLGSKIPVHPNDHVNKSQSSNDTFPTAMHIAAAQEVNEVLLPGLKKLQNALEAKSKEFSQIIKIGRTHTQDAVPLTLGQEFSGYVQQIKYGVARIESTMPRVYQLAAGGTAVGTGLNTRIGFAEKVAAKVAELTGLPFVTAPNKFEALAAHDALVELSGAMNTVACSLMKIANDIRFLGSGPRSGLGELILPENEPGSSIMPGKVNPTQCEAVTMVAAQVMGNHVAVTVGGSNGHFELNVFKPMMIKNVLNSARLLGDVCVSFTDNCVVGIQANTDRINKLMSESLMLVTALNPHIGYDKAAKIAKTAHKEGTTLKEAAIKLGFLTSEQFDQWVKPKDMLGPQ